The Campylobacter concisus sequence CCTTTGAGCTTGAGGTCGGATATAGTGATCATACGCTTGGCATTGAGGTCGATATTGCAGCGGTTGCCATGGGTGCAAAGATCATAGAAAAGCATTTTACGCTTGATAAGAGCATGCCTGGACCTGATCATAAGGCTAGCCTTGAGCCAGATGAGCTAGTGGCGATGGTTAGAGCTATTAGAAATATAGAACTAGCGCTTGGAGACGGACTTAAGCACTTTAGCAAAAGTGAGAGAGAAAATATAAAAATAGCTAGAAAGTCGATCGTAGCAAAGTGTGATATAAAAAAAGGCGAAATTTTTAGCGAACAAAATATCTGTGTAAAACGTCCAGGGGATGGCATAAATCCTATGAGATGGGATGAAGTAATCGGGCAAATTTCACAAAAAGATTACAAGCAAGATGATATGATATGAGAAAAATTTGTGTAGTAACAAGCACGAGAGCAGAGTATGGCTTGCTTTATTGGCTTCTAAAAGAAATAAAAGCGGATAGCGAGCTCGAGCTTCAGCTTATTGTTACTGGTATGCATCTAAGTCCTGAATTTGGGCTCACATACAAAGAGATTGAAAAAGAATTTAATATAGATAAAAAGGTTGAAATTCTTTTGTCATCGGATACATCTATAGGGATTTCAAAATCAATGGGGCTAGCTCAGATATCTTTTAGTGAAGCTTATGAAGAGCTTAATCCAGATATTGTTGTTGTGCTTGGTGATAGATATGAAATATTTAGTGCAACCAGTGCTGCAATGATAGCTAGAATTCCAATCGCTCATATACACGGCGGAGAAGCAACCGAGGGATTAATAGACGAAGCAATAAGGCATAGCATTACGAAAATGAGCCATTTGCATTTTACTGCAACCAATGAATATAAAAATAGGGTAATCCAGCTTGGTGAGCATCCAGATAGAGTTTATAATGTAGGTGGCATGGGAGTAGAAAATGTAAAAAGACTAAAACTCCTAAATAAAAAAGAGTTTGAAGAGTCAATAAATTTTAAGTTAAATAAAAAAAATATATTAGTTACTTTTCATCCTGTTACTTTGGAAGATGATACTGCGGAAGAGCAATTTCAAGCGTTATTAAATGCTATAGATGAGCTAGAAAATACAAATATTATATTTACGAAGGCAAATAGTGACACAGATGGAAGAATTATAAATTTAATGATTGACAGATATGTATCTAATAACCAAGATAAATCAGTTTGTTTCACTTCTCTTGGACAATTAAGATACTTGAGTGCTCTTCAGTATGTAGATGCAGTGGTTGGAAATAGCTCTAGCGGGCTTGCGGAAGCTCCTAGCTTTAAGATAGCTACCGTAAATATCGGAGATAGACAAAAGGGACGCATAAAGGCGTCTAGCGTAATTGACTGCAAGCCCGATAAAAATTCTATTTTAGAAGCTTTTAATAAGGTATATTCTTGCGAATTTCAATATGTTTTAAAAAGTGTAGTAAATCCGTATGGCAATGGGTGTGCTAGTAAAAAAATAATAGAAGTTATAAAAAAAGTGGATTTAACAAATATTTTGAAGAAATCATTTTATGATTTAAAGGTTGATTTATGAAAATTTTATTTATAGGTACTGTCGAGTTTTCATATAAAGCTTTAAAAAAGCTTATCGAACTAAACGCGGAAATAGTTGGAATTTGCACCAAAAAAAAATCTGATTTTAACTCTGATTTTGCGGATTTAACTCCACTTTGCAAGAAGGCAGGTATTCCGTTTAAATATATAGATGATATAAATTCTAATGAAAATATTGCTTGGATAAGAAGTTTAAGTCCGGATATTATATTTTGCTTTGGCTGGTCAAATTTAATAAAAAAGGATTTACTCGGTTTACCAAAAATGGGAGTTGTTGGATATCATCCAGCTTTGCTGCCAAAAAATAGAGGTAGACACCCGCTTATTTGGGCTTTGGCTCTTGGACTTAATGACAGTGGCTCTACATTCTTTTTCATGACAGAAGGTGCAGATGATGGGGATATATTGTCCCAAGAAAAGATCGAAATTTTATACGAAGATGATGCAAAAAGCCTATATAATAAAGTTTCAAATGTTGCACTAAAGCAAATAGAAACCTTTTTGCCAAAGCTACAAAACAATAGTTTTAAAACAATCAAACAAAATAATGATTTGGCTAATGTATGGAGAAAAAGAGGTAAGGTAGATGGAAAAATTGACTTTAGAATGACATCTAGGGCGATATATAATCTTGTTCGGGCGTTAACAAAACCTTACGTTGGAGCTCATGTGGAATATAATGGGCAAGATATATCTATATGGAAGGCAGAGGAAGTGGAATTTGACCAAAATAATATTGAATTTGGTAAAGTTCTAGAGAATGATGGCAAGAGTATTGTAGTAAAAACATACGATAAGGCAATCAAAATTATAGACCATGATTTTAAAGAACTACCTAAAGTCGGAGAATATATATGAAAAACAAAATTCTTGTAGTAGCTGTTCATCCAGACGATGAGACATTAGGTTGTGGTGGTACGCTACTTAAACACAAGCATAATGGAGATAAAATTTATTGGCTTATTTGTACAAAAATAGATGAGGGTAGCGACTATTATACTACTAGGGAAAATGAGATAAAACAAGCTTCAGACGTTTATAAATTTGATGGTGTTTTTAGTTTGGGGCTTAAGACAATGCGAGTAGATGAGTATAGTATGAGCGAGCTTATAGGCAAAGTCTCAAAGGTAATAAACGAGGTAAAGCCAAACATCATATACCTTCCATTTAGAGGTGACGTGCATAGCGACCATAGGAAAATTTTTGAAGCGAGCTATAGTTGTACAAAGGTATTTAGATATCCATTTATCAAAAAGATATATATGATGGAGACATTAAGTGAAACTGAATTTGCGCCTAGCACAAAAGAAGATTCTTTTATACCGAATTCATTTGTTGATATAAGTGAATATTTTGAAAAAAAAATAGAAATTATGAAAATTTTTAAGAGCGAAGTTGCTGAGCATCCATTTCCAAGAAGTGAAAAGAATATAAGAGCTTTAGCTGTCTTAAGGGGGGCAACTTGTGGGTGTGAATATGCTGAAAGTTTTATGCTTTTAAAGGAAATTTTATGAAAAACATAGAAAGTATAAAGCTAAAACAAAATGCCACTATAAAGGAAGCCTTGGGGATTATAGATAGCGGAGCTATGCAGATAGCTTTAGTTGTTGATGGTAATGATAAGCTTCTTGGAACACTGACTGACGGCGATATAAGAAGAGGTATATTAAGAGGGCTAGACCTTGACAGCTTTATAGAGACGATCGTTTATAAAGAGCCGGCTGTTGCAAAAATTTCTAACACAAAAGAAGAAATTTTAAAGATAGCATTATCCAAAAAACTTCACCAGATACCAATAGTAGATGATAACGGAATAGTATTAGACTTAAAAGAGATAGAAGAGCTTGTTGAGCCAAAGATCAAGACAAACAAAGTCATTTTAATGGTAGGAGGTCTTGGTACTAGACTTAGACCACTTACGCAAGATACTCCAAAGCCGATGCTAAAGGTCGGAAACAAGCCGATACTTCAAACGATAGTTGAGAAATTTGCAGAGTATGGCTTTGTAAATATCACGATGTGTGTAAATTTTAATGCAGACATCATCAAGGACTATTTTGGTGACGGCAAAGAATTTGGAGTAAACATCGACTACATTTTAGAGCAAAAAAGAATGGGTACAGCAGGTGCTTTAAGTCTACTTAAAGAGCGACCAAACGAACCATTTTTTGTAATGAATGGCGATCTTCTTACAAATGTAAATTTCGAGCATATTTTTAACTACCACACACTAAATAAAGCGACGGCTACAATGTGTGTAAGAGAGTATGACTACGAAGTGCCTTATGGCGTTGTAAAAATGAATGACAACAAGATAGTAGAGATCTCAGAAAAACCGGTGCAGAAATTTTTCGTAAGTGCTGGGATATATATGCTCTCGCCTGAAATTTTAGATCTAATACCACAAAATGAGTTTTATGATATGCCTACGCTGTTTGAAAAGCTAATAAAATTAAGTAAAAATGTTATATCATTTCCGATCAGAGAATATTGGCTTGATATCGGACGTATTGAAGAATACCAAAAAGCAAATGAAGAATATAAAGAAGTTTTTTAATGTATAAAAACAATAGTTTTTTAGCGATTATACCGGCAAGAGGTGGCAGCAAAGGGCTACCTGGTAAAAATATTAAGGAATTATGTGGAAAGCCACTTGTTGCATGGAGTATAGAGGCTGGACTAAAAAGTAAATATGTCGATGAGGTAATGACTAGCACTGATGATGAGAAGATTGCAGAAATTTCTAAAAAGTATGGCGCAAGTGTCCCCTTTTTAAGACCAAGTGGGTTGGCTAGTGACACAGCTACAACCTTTGATACCGTAAAACATACTATAGATTATTATAAAAATGAATTAAAAAAAGAGTTTGACTATATTGTTTTATTAGAGCCTACATCGCCTTTGAGAGAAGTTTGTGATATAGATATGGCTATTGAAATTTTACTAGAGTCAAAAGCTGATTCGATTGTTGGAATTTGCAAAACAGAGAGTCAAAATCCAGCTTTTTTGGTCTCAAAAAATGAAAATGGCTTAATTTCTGGATATGAAAATAAAGATATGAGAGTTTTAAGAAGGCAAGATATAAAAGATGTTTATTTTTTTGAAGGAACCATCTACGTTTCTAAGACAGATGTTTTGCTTGATAAAAAAACATTTTATCACGACAACACCATAGGCTATGAAGTTCCAAAATACAAATCGCTAGAGATAGATGATATTGAAGATTTTGTTATGGTTGAAGCGATAATGAATTATAAAGGTTATAAAAAATGACTTATCAAGATAGATTATTAAAAGCAATACCAGGCGGTGCCCATACTTATAGCAGAGGGTTTGACCAGTATCCAGCCAATGCCCCACAAATTTTAAAAAGAGGCAAAGGCGCATATGTATATGACGAAAATGATAGAGAATTTTTGGACTATGGAATGGCGCTTAGGGCTGTAAATTTAGGCTATGCGAATGAAGAAATAAACAAAGCTGCGATCGAGCAAATAGAATTTGGAAACAATCTAACTAAGCCTAGCATGATTGAGCTAGAGGCTGCTGAATTATTAATAGATATGATAGATAGTGTTGATATGGTTAAATTTACTAAAAATGGCTCAACAGCAACAACAGCAGCTATTAAACTTAGTAGAGCATACAATGGAAGGGAGCTGGTTGCAAGATGCGCAGAGCATCCATTTTTTAGCTATGATGACTGGTTTATTGGCTCTACGCAACTTACCAAGGGTATACCGCAAAAGGATACTGAAGGTACAAAAACGTTTGGCTATAACAACATTGAAAGCCTAGAGAGGCTTTTTGATGAATTTCCTAATCAAATAGCTTGTGTGATTTTAGAGCCAGCGACAACAGAGCATCCAAAAGATAACTTTTTACATAAAGTAAGAGATCTATGTCATAAAAATGGAGCAGTATTTATACTTGATGAGATGATAACTGGCTTTAGATGGCATTTAAAAGGGGCTCAATATTATTACGACATTAAGCCTGATTTGTGCACTTTTGGAAAGGCAATGGCAAATGGATTTTCAGTTGCGGCTATTGCTGGAAAAAGAGAGATAATGCAGCTTGGCAGTATAGAATTTGAAGGCAGAGAGAGAGTCTTTTTGCTATCAACAACACATGGTGCAGAGATGAGTGGTTTGGGCGCATTTGTTGCGGCTATGAGATTTATGAAAGAGCATAATGTGGTCGAGTATATTTGGGACTATGGCACAAAACTAATCACGATGATAAATGAGCTCGCAAAAAAATATGAAATCGAAAGAAATTTCGTAGCAGGTGGTATAGAGTGTAGTCCGTACTATTTGACCTTTGATAAAAATGGTCAAAATTCTTTAGGGCTAAGAACTCTTTTTTCTCAAGAAATGATCAAAAATGGTGTGCTTATTCCTTGGGTGGCACTTTCTTATGCTCACGGAGAAAATGAACTTGCAAAGACAAAAAACGCACTAGAAAAAACTTTTGAAGTTTATAGAAAGGCAGTTGATGAGGGATATGAAAGATATTTAGTAGGTAGCCCTATCAAGCCAGTGTTTAGAAAATTTAACTAAAAAGTAAAATTTATATAAGGAACAGCAGTGTTAAAAGATAAAGTAGTTGTAGTTACTGGTGGAGCTGGACTTATTGGTAAAGAATTTATAAAAGCCATTGTTGAAAACAACGGCATAGCTATTATCGCTGATATAAATGAAAAAATAGGACAAGAGGCAAAAGAGGCGCTATCTAAAGAGCTAAATTCAAAAAATATAGACTTTGTAAAACTCGACATCACGTCTAAAGACTCTTTGGAAGCTTGTATAAAATATTTGCATGATAAGTATAAAAGGATAGATGTATTAGTAAATAATGCGTACCCTCGAAACAAGAACTATGGAAGGCACTTTTTTGATGTTGAGTATAGTGACTTTATAGAAAATTTGGGGCTAAATTTGGGTGGTTATTTTGCCGCATCTCAGCAGTTTGCAAGATATTTTAAAGAGCAAGGATATGGAAATATCATAAATATATGCTCAATCTATGGCGTGGTTGCTCCAAAATTTGAAATATATAACAACACAACAATGACTATGCCGGTTGAATATGCTGCCATAAAATCAGGACTTATACACCTTACTAAATATATGGCAAAGTATTTTAAAGGGATGAACATCAAGGTAAATGCGCTAAGTCCTGGCGGTATATTTGATAACCAGCCAGAGCCGTTTTTGGAAAAATATAAAGATCAGTGCCTAAACAAGGGCATGCTAAGCAATAGTGACTTAAAAGGTACCTTGGTATATCTACTTAGCGATATGAGTAGATATGTAAATGGTCAAAATATCGTAGTTGATGATGGATTTAGCATATGATAGTGTGCTATAAAGAGGATCGTGAGAATTTTGAAGCTAGATGGCAGGAATATATCTCAGAAAATATTCACAGCCCAAGATATCTAAACTCATATCTGGACTATATGAAATTTTATTCCAAAGATATACTTAGCGATGAAAGCTTTGTGGTTGTTGAGAGCAACAAGTCTGTTGGAATTTGTTTTTTGCCAGTAGAGCAAGTAAATGGCGTTGTCTCTATATCTTTATCTGGATATTTTACAGTTGCTCCGCTTGCTATAAGCGATAGGGTTTATGACATAGTTTTTAAAGAAATTTTTGAGATAAGTAAAAATTATAATGTTGGCAAGATAATGTTTTATTTGGACTCTTTGGTTATGGAGTTTTTTAATAAATATAACTATCTTATCAAATATGGCTTTATAGATGCTACTGGCAGCAACTGCGTGATTGATCTTTGTGGTGAAAAAAGCGCTTTGTGGACGAGGCTAAGAAAACGATACAAATCATCCATAAATGCAATTTTTAAAAATAGTGAATATGACTTTGTTGTAGTATCTAAAGAAAATCCAAGCTATGAAATCCATGAGGCATATAGAGAGCTTCACAAAAAGGCCGCAGGTAGAGAGACAAGACCTAAAACAACCTTTGATAAGCAGTATGAAATGCTACAAAATGGCAATGCTACTATTATAGGATTAAGATATAAAGGCCAATTTATAGGTCTTTGCTATTTTTTACATGCAAGCGAAGTTGTTGTATATATGAGCGGCGCAGATGATCCAGAATTTACAAATATGAAAATTCCTATATATCACGCCATTTTGCAAAAAGCTACTGAGTATTTTCATGATATGGGTTTTAAGCATATGGAGTACTCTCAGCCTGCAGGGTATAACTTAGTGGATGGATTTTTAGATTATTTAGACGAAAAACAGATAAATATAGCACATTTTAAAAGGGGTATGGGTACAAAAATGGTGCCACTATTTCGAGGTGTAATGTACTTTGATAAAAATTTACTCTTAAAAGATATAGATAGCTTCAGAGAAATAGTGGTAAGAGAATTATAAAAATGAAAAAAATATTATTTATTATTGGTACTAGACCAGAAGCCATTAAGATCTTACCAATATATATTTTTTTTAAGAAATATAATAAATTTGATATAAAAATATGCATAACTGCACAACATAGAAAAATGCTTGACGATGTAATGTCCTTTTTTGGGGTTAAAGCAGACTATGACCTAGACCTTATGCGGCAAAATCAAATACTAGACGAGCTAACATCAAAAATTTTACTAGGAGTATCAAGTATACTAGATGAATTTATGCCAAATTTAGTATTTGTTCATGGTGATACAACTACTTCTTTTGCTGCATCATTAGCATCATTTTACAAAAGGATAGATATTGCCCATATAGAGGCTGGACTTAGAACTTATGATATTTATTCTCCATTTCCTGAAGAGGTCAACAGACAGCTAACGTCCAAAATAGCAAAGTATCATTTTGCACCGACTTTGCTGGCTAAGCAAAATTTATTAAGAGAAAATATAGATGAGGATAATGTTTTTGTAGTAGGCAATAGTGTAATAGACGCACTATTTTTTACACTAGATAAGCTAAAAAAGACAACTCCTTGCTTAGATTACACGCCAAGTGAAAGAAAATTTATTCTTATAACTGGCCATCGTAGAGAAAATTTTGGTGATAATTTTTTGAATATATGCAATTCAATAAAAGAATTAGCTATTAAATATAGTAGTGATATGGATTTTGTTTATCCGTTGCATCTTAATCCAAATATATGCGAGCCAGCTAAAAAAATATTATCAGATATAAAAAATGTTTATTTAATAGAGCCACTTAAATACGAAAGCTTCGTATATCTCATGTCAAAGGCATATATTATTTTGACTGATAGCGGTGGCATACAAGAGGAGGCGCCAAGTTTTGGCAAGCCTGTTTTAGTTATGCGTAACAATACAGAAAGACCAGAGGCTGTAGAGGCCGGAACTGTGAGGCTTGTTGGCACCACTGGGATCGCAGATGAGGTTTGTAAGCTTGTAGAAAATGTTGATGAATATAACAAATTTAAAAATTTAAAAAATCCTTACGGTGACGGAAAAACATCTAATAAAATTTATGAAATCATTGAGTCTCTTTTGTGAAAAAAGTACTTTTTATATCTTATTTCTTGCCCCCATTTAATTCTCCGCAAGCCATACAAATAGGAAGATTACTGAGGTATTTTTCGTTATCAGAGCAATATGAAATAACTGTAGTAACTGCAAATTTAAAGAACGCCTTGATAGATAATAGTTTATACCCAGATATTTTTGATAAAATAAAAGAGGTCATATACGTAGATGACGTGGTAAAAAATAAATACGTCAAATATTTTATTAGCAAAGTCATTCCAAGTATCTATAAGACACCAGATGAATATAAAAAATGGCATAAAAAAGCATATCAAAGCTTGTCTTATAAATTTAAAAGTGGTGATTTTGACCTAATACTAACATTTTCTTTTCCTCTGTCCACAAATATACTTGGCAGGCAATTAAAAGAATATTTTAAATGTAAGTGGGTGGCACATCAGTCTGATCCATGGACTGATAATATTTATAATGGCTACAGCAAAGGCATAAATCAAAAAAATGTTGCTTTAGAAAAAGAATGTTTTTATGCTGCCGATAAGATCATATTTACTTCCATAGAGACACGAGAATTTTATACTAGCAAATACCCATATCTATCTAGCAAATTCTATCTTTTGGAGCATTCAAATGATCCTAGTCTATTTCCAAGAAAAGATAATGTATCTGGTAGTAAAAAGATAGTG is a genomic window containing:
- the neuC gene encoding UDP-N-acetylglucosamine 2-epimerase, coding for MRKICVVTSTRAEYGLLYWLLKEIKADSELELQLIVTGMHLSPEFGLTYKEIEKEFNIDKKVEILLSSDTSIGISKSMGLAQISFSEAYEELNPDIVVVLGDRYEIFSATSAAMIARIPIAHIHGGEATEGLIDEAIRHSITKMSHLHFTATNEYKNRVIQLGEHPDRVYNVGGMGVENVKRLKLLNKKEFEESINFKLNKKNILVTFHPVTLEDDTAEEQFQALLNAIDELENTNIIFTKANSDTDGRIINLMIDRYVSNNQDKSVCFTSLGQLRYLSALQYVDAVVGNSSSGLAEAPSFKIATVNIGDRQKGRIKASSVIDCKPDKNSILEAFNKVYSCEFQYVLKSVVNPYGNGCASKKIIEVIKKVDLTNILKKSFYDLKVDL
- a CDS encoding formyltransferase family protein produces the protein MKILFIGTVEFSYKALKKLIELNAEIVGICTKKKSDFNSDFADLTPLCKKAGIPFKYIDDINSNENIAWIRSLSPDIIFCFGWSNLIKKDLLGLPKMGVVGYHPALLPKNRGRHPLIWALALGLNDSGSTFFFMTEGADDGDILSQEKIEILYEDDAKSLYNKVSNVALKQIETFLPKLQNNSFKTIKQNNDLANVWRKRGKVDGKIDFRMTSRAIYNLVRALTKPYVGAHVEYNGQDISIWKAEEVEFDQNNIEFGKVLENDGKSIVVKTYDKAIKIIDHDFKELPKVGEYI
- a CDS encoding PIG-L deacetylase family protein yields the protein MKNKILVVAVHPDDETLGCGGTLLKHKHNGDKIYWLICTKIDEGSDYYTTRENEIKQASDVYKFDGVFSLGLKTMRVDEYSMSELIGKVSKVINEVKPNIIYLPFRGDVHSDHRKIFEASYSCTKVFRYPFIKKIYMMETLSETEFAPSTKEDSFIPNSFVDISEYFEKKIEIMKIFKSEVAEHPFPRSEKNIRALAVLRGATCGCEYAESFMLLKEIL
- a CDS encoding nucleotidyltransferase family protein, yielding MKNIESIKLKQNATIKEALGIIDSGAMQIALVVDGNDKLLGTLTDGDIRRGILRGLDLDSFIETIVYKEPAVAKISNTKEEILKIALSKKLHQIPIVDDNGIVLDLKEIEELVEPKIKTNKVILMVGGLGTRLRPLTQDTPKPMLKVGNKPILQTIVEKFAEYGFVNITMCVNFNADIIKDYFGDGKEFGVNIDYILEQKRMGTAGALSLLKERPNEPFFVMNGDLLTNVNFEHIFNYHTLNKATATMCVREYDYEVPYGVVKMNDNKIVEISEKPVQKFFVSAGIYMLSPEILDLIPQNEFYDMPTLFEKLIKLSKNVISFPIREYWLDIGRIEEYQKANEEYKEVF
- a CDS encoding cytidylyltransferase domain-containing protein; the protein is MYKNNSFLAIIPARGGSKGLPGKNIKELCGKPLVAWSIEAGLKSKYVDEVMTSTDDEKIAEISKKYGASVPFLRPSGLASDTATTFDTVKHTIDYYKNELKKEFDYIVLLEPTSPLREVCDIDMAIEILLESKADSIVGICKTESQNPAFLVSKNENGLISGYENKDMRVLRRQDIKDVYFFEGTIYVSKTDVLLDKKTFYHDNTIGYEVPKYKSLEIDDIEDFVMVEAIMNYKGYKK
- a CDS encoding glutamate-1-semialdehyde 2,1-aminomutase, producing MTYQDRLLKAIPGGAHTYSRGFDQYPANAPQILKRGKGAYVYDENDREFLDYGMALRAVNLGYANEEINKAAIEQIEFGNNLTKPSMIELEAAELLIDMIDSVDMVKFTKNGSTATTAAIKLSRAYNGRELVARCAEHPFFSYDDWFIGSTQLTKGIPQKDTEGTKTFGYNNIESLERLFDEFPNQIACVILEPATTEHPKDNFLHKVRDLCHKNGAVFILDEMITGFRWHLKGAQYYYDIKPDLCTFGKAMANGFSVAAIAGKREIMQLGSIEFEGRERVFLLSTTHGAEMSGLGAFVAAMRFMKEHNVVEYIWDYGTKLITMINELAKKYEIERNFVAGGIECSPYYLTFDKNGQNSLGLRTLFSQEMIKNGVLIPWVALSYAHGENELAKTKNALEKTFEVYRKAVDEGYERYLVGSPIKPVFRKFN
- a CDS encoding oxidoreductase — protein: MLKDKVVVVTGGAGLIGKEFIKAIVENNGIAIIADINEKIGQEAKEALSKELNSKNIDFVKLDITSKDSLEACIKYLHDKYKRIDVLVNNAYPRNKNYGRHFFDVEYSDFIENLGLNLGGYFAASQQFARYFKEQGYGNIINICSIYGVVAPKFEIYNNTTMTMPVEYAAIKSGLIHLTKYMAKYFKGMNIKVNALSPGGIFDNQPEPFLEKYKDQCLNKGMLSNSDLKGTLVYLLSDMSRYVNGQNIVVDDGFSI
- a CDS encoding GNAT family N-acetyltransferase, producing the protein MIVCYKEDRENFEARWQEYISENIHSPRYLNSYLDYMKFYSKDILSDESFVVVESNKSVGICFLPVEQVNGVVSISLSGYFTVAPLAISDRVYDIVFKEIFEISKNYNVGKIMFYLDSLVMEFFNKYNYLIKYGFIDATGSNCVIDLCGEKSALWTRLRKRYKSSINAIFKNSEYDFVVVSKENPSYEIHEAYRELHKKAAGRETRPKTTFDKQYEMLQNGNATIIGLRYKGQFIGLCYFLHASEVVVYMSGADDPEFTNMKIPIYHAILQKATEYFHDMGFKHMEYSQPAGYNLVDGFLDYLDEKQINIAHFKRGMGTKMVPLFRGVMYFDKNLLLKDIDSFREIVVREL
- the wecB gene encoding non-hydrolyzing UDP-N-acetylglucosamine 2-epimerase, whose translation is MKKILFIIGTRPEAIKILPIYIFFKKYNKFDIKICITAQHRKMLDDVMSFFGVKADYDLDLMRQNQILDELTSKILLGVSSILDEFMPNLVFVHGDTTTSFAASLASFYKRIDIAHIEAGLRTYDIYSPFPEEVNRQLTSKIAKYHFAPTLLAKQNLLRENIDEDNVFVVGNSVIDALFFTLDKLKKTTPCLDYTPSERKFILITGHRRENFGDNFLNICNSIKELAIKYSSDMDFVYPLHLNPNICEPAKKILSDIKNVYLIEPLKYESFVYLMSKAYIILTDSGGIQEEAPSFGKPVLVMRNNTERPEAVEAGTVRLVGTTGIADEVCKLVENVDEYNKFKNLKNPYGDGKTSNKIYEIIESLL